GGGCTCGCCCCAGCGGCCCAAGGGGATGGATCGGCGGACCCGCTCGACCATCTCGTCCCGGCTGATTCCCAGGGTCCGGCTACGCTGGGCCATGGTCCTGCGGTTGAAGTCGGTGTAGACGGGACCGGGGCTCACGGCATTGACCCGGACACCATAGGCGGCCAATTCCGTGGCGAGGGTCCGGGTCAGGCTGGCGACGCCCGCCTTGGCCGCGTTGTAGGCGGCGACCAGAGCCGCAGGGCTGTGGGCATTGATGGAGGCCAGGTTCACCATGCTTCCCGACTCCCGCCGCCGCATGAGCCGTCCCGCGGCCCGGCAACAGAAAAAGGTTCCCGTCAGATTCACCTCCAGGATGCGCCGCCACTCTTCGTCATCCAACTCCACCGTCGGGGTCACCTTCTGGCCCAGACCGGCGCTGTTGACCAGGATGTCCAATCTCCCCCGGCTCCGGAACGTCTCCTCGAAAACGGCGCTCACCGCCGGGGAGTCGGTCACGTCCAATGGGGACGACTCGGCCTGGAATCCGTCCCGCACCAGAGCGTCGGCGACTCCCCGGACCTTCTCTTCCTGGAGGTCGCAGAGCAAAACGGAGGCCCCATCCTGCGCCAGCCGACCGGCGATGGCCAACCCCAGACCTTGGGCGGCTCCCGTCACTACCGCGACCTTGTTTTCAAGGGACATGCTCATCTTTGCGTCAGGATAGTAACAGTCCAGGTCCGACCCCGTCACGGCATCCGAACCCTCCCTCATCTCACTCGACAGCGGCGTTTAGCCGCCCCAATCGGGGCGTCCGCGACCGGAGTCGTGCGGGGCTCTCCTTCCTCTCTCTTGACGTCTTTCCTCTTTTCTCTTTCCTTCCGCTTGCATAAACTGGCGCTTCATGGTTTCCGGCGGACTCGCCGCCGAACGAAAAGGAGATGAGTCATGATCACATCATTGGAACATGTGGCTATCGTGGCCGATGACCCTCGAGCGCTGGCCGACTGGTACTGCACGAACCTGGGCTGCGAGATCGCCGTAGCCGACGAGGCGTACTCCACCTATTTCGTGGCCGTTCCCGGAACCGGAGTCCTGGAGATTCTTCCCTCCAGCGACCGTCCCCGCTTCGAAGCTGAAGGAGACGACGCCGGCATCCGCCACCTGGCCTTCACCGTCGTCGACTTCGAGGAAGCCTGCCAGCACATCAAGGAGCGGGGCATCGAGCTCCTGCAACCCATCTCCGTGAGCGCCACGGGAACGAAGCTGGCCTTTTTCCCCGATCTCGAAGGCAACATCCTTCAATTCGTCTATCGCCCGAAACCGTTGAGGTAAGGCAAAAACAGCCGCTTGCCCGCAATGCCTGCGGGCTAACCCAGGATCTCCCGGAGCGCAGGTTCCAGATCGGGGAAGCGAAAGCGGTAGCCACTCTCCTGAATCCGGCCGGGCAGCACCTTCTTGCTGGAGAGCAGCTCGGTGGCAAACCCGCCCAGAACCAGTTTCAGGGCGAACCCGGGCGTCGGCAGGAACGCGGGACGGGACAGAACCCTTCCCAGCGCTTTGGCGAAGTCCTTTTGCCGAACGGGGTTCGAGGACGTCGCGTTGAAGGGACCCGAGAGGTTTTCGTCGGCCAGCACATGCTGAACCATGCCGATCAGATCCTCCCGGTGAATCCAGGACCACCACTGGCGGCCCGAACCCAGGGGGCCCCCCAGTCCCAGCCGCGCCGGCAGCAGCATGGCGTCCAGGGCGCCTCCGCCTGCCGCCAGGACAACGCCGATTCGGAGATGGACCACGCGGACGCCCGCCTCCGACGCACGGGCACCCTCTCTCTCCCATTGGCCACAGATTTCGCCCAGGAAGTCACTCGCTGCCGGCATCGACTCCGTCAACTCCGTCTCTCCCTGGTCGCCGTAGTAGCCGATGGCGCTGGCCGAAACCAGCGTTCGCGGCCGTCCCTCCACCTGCCGCATGGCGTCGACCAGATTCCCGGTGGACCGGACCCGGCTCTCGCGGATGGCCTGCCGTTTGCGGGCGGTCCAGCGGCCGACGACGCTCTCGCCCGCCAAGTGGATGACGGCGTCCACCTGCTCCAGGCTCTCCAACCGTGGACCCTCCTCCACCGGCCGCCATGCGAAAACCCGGGAAAGACCGGGGACGGCTTTCCGGGCCGCGTCCGGACGGCGTGACAGCGCCGTCACCCGGCAACCCGACTCGGACAACACTTCGCAGAGCCTGCGCCCGACGAATCCGGTGGCTCCGGTAACGAGAACTCTCATTTGACCTTCTCCTCTCCCGGGGACTCCCCACGGGGCCGGTCGTGAACAATCCGAAAGGGGCCTCCACCGGACCCCGGGATCACTCCCTCCGGCTCAGTCTACACCTTGGAATGGACGCGGGTTCCAACTATTGGGAATCCCGGCAGGGTTGTTATGGAGCGGCGCCACGATTCCATTTCCACGCGTAGGCGATGCGGAAGTAGAGGAACGCTCCGTTGTAGTTGAACGGGGTGTACGGACTGTATCGATTGCCGACGGCAGTGGCGTTGGGGTTTTCTTCCGGCTGATTGTCGAACACGTTCTGGGCGCCGAGGGTGAGCGTGACCGATTCTCCCATCGAGCGAGTGGCGTGCAGATCGAAAATGTAGTCGCCATTGTAGACCCGGACGTCCCGGGAGTCATACCAGTCGCCGTAGTAGTTCAGGCGTCCCAGGAGGCGCCAGCGGCCCAGGTCGTGTTGAGCCGAGACGTTCCAGCGAGTTCCGGGAATTGCCTCTTGCAACTGCCGGAGACGCACGGCGTCCAGCACGCCCGGATTGAATTCGGTGACTTCGGTGTCGGTATGGTTGAAGAGAAAGCCGAAGGTCGTGGCGCCTCCCAGCGAAACCGGCGTCACCGTCGCCACCAAGTCGATCCCCTGGGTCCGGGTCTCGAAGTCGTTGGTGAAGAATCGGAAGTTCTGCAGATTGCGGGCGCTGGTGATCCCCTCCGAGATGAGGGTCTCAACCTCGTCGGGACTGAGGGCGAACAACTGGGTCAAGGCGAGGCGGTTGGAGAGACCGATTCGGAAGTAGTCGACCGTAAGACTCAGCGGTCCACGGTCGGCCACCACACCCAGACTGGTGTTGATGGAGCGTTCGGGTTCGAGCAGCCGGCCGCCCCGGAGTTGGGCCGCCCTGGAAGTGGAGGGGATGGTGCCGTCATTGACCAGATCCCTGAGCTGAAGATCGTAGCGGGTCGAAACGTTGAACGCATTCTGCTGCCCCGGTGTGGGGGCCCGGAAACCGCTGCTCACGCTGCCGCGCACCGCCCACGCCGGGGTCACACGATAGCGTCCCGCCAACTTGCCGTTGAGCGTGGCGCCGAAGTCGTCGTAGTCTTCGATCCGGGCCGCGGCGCCGACGGTCCACCGGCGGGATCGTCCGCGCAACTCCAGGTCGCCGTAGAGGGCGTAGTTGGCCCGGGCCCACTGGCCCGCGGCGATGGGACTGAATCCAGGGAACCCGTTGGAGCCGGCGCTGAAGCCTTGAGGGGCGTACGGCCCGATCTCCCAGGACTCGTTCCGGCCCAAGCCGATCTTGAAGTCTTCCTCGCGCCATTCACCGCCCCCGGCCAAGTGGACCCGGTCGTTCACGGCATAGCTCAGATCCAGATTGAAGGCGAGATCCTGTTGCCGGTAGAGACCGGGGTCGAATTCGGTGGGCGTGGCCGGACCCAACGACGCATTGACCGTATCGAAAATGAAAAAATCGACTGCGCTGGAACCCAGGCTGAAGCTGGCATCCCAAACCATCCCGCCGGAGAACTGGCCACGCAGGCCGCCGACCACCGACGCGTCAATCAATTCACCGCCGAACTGGGGCCTGAAGCCCCCCGGGAAGATCTCCTGGAAGGAGAAGCAGTCGGGATCGGCAAAGACCCGGTCCAACGCCTGCCGTTCCGGGACACCGTTTTCGATGCCGACGCGGGGACAACCGGCCGAACCGTCGAGGACGCCGTCCTGAGCATCGAGACGGTCCCCGATGAGCAGGGTCTTGCCGCCGTCAGCGCTGAAAACAGCCGCCCGGGTGTTGGGGTTGCGGAAAAAGAATCCTCCGGTCACGCGCCTGCTGGCGTAGTTGGTGTGACCGTAGAGCTGAACCTGGTCGAATACGCGCCCGAAGTTTCCCCAGAACTTGAAGTCGTCGTCGATGGCGGGCGACCCCCAGATCTGGGCCGGGTCGGCGACATGGGTGTTCCCGACCGATATGAGGTGTGCGGCGTCGGTGCGCTGGACACTGCGGCTGGTGGCGGCGGTGGTGCCGTATTCCACGCTCAGGTTGGCGAAACCACCCGGTCCGAGGGGCAGGCCGACGTTCCCGGAAACGGTATGGGTTCCGCCGTCTCCGGCGAGGAAGCTGCCGGTCCGGAACTCCACGCTGCCGCCGGAGGAATCGTCCTTGACCAGGAAATTCAAAACGCCGGCGATGGCGTCCGAGCCGTATTGAGCCGAGGCGCCGTCCCGTAGCACCTCCACCTGGCGCAACGCGATGGATGGGATCACGGAAATGTCGGGTCCCTGAGCCCCGTCGGCAACCCCGTTCCCCAACCAGGTGATGACGGCGCCGCGGTGGCGCCTCTTCCCGTTGACCAGGATCAGCGTGTGATCGGGAGCCAGGCCCCGGAGGGTGGCCGGGCGGATGATGCGGGCCGCGTCCCCCACGGGCTGCGGATTGACGTTGTAGGCCGGAAGGACGTTTCTCAACTGGTCGGCCACGTCCGGCTCACCCTGACCGGCGATGTCCTTGGACGAGATCACGTCGATGGGCACCACCGACTCCGTCACCGTCCGCGGCTGGGCCCGGGTTCCGACGACCACGATCTCTTCGGTCAACTCCGGTTGTGATTCGCGGGCGGGCTCCCGGCGCTTCTCCGTCTCCTCCTGTCCGGCGGGCCCGCTCTGCTGATCCGCGGCCTCCCGAGCCTGTGCCGCCGGCGGGAGCAGCAGGCAATACGCGGGGATCAGGAGAAGGCAGGATGCGAGCCATCGGCGATCGTCCCCCATTTCATCTCCGGTCCCGAGGGCGATCCGACCCTCGCCACAGTACCTTGTAACACGTGAACCCGGCATAAAAGTCGCCGGGGCACGGGAAGTCCACCCGGGACGACAATGGTCGCCGATCCGCGCCCTGTGGTACGCTCGGCTGCCTGCGGTCCGGGATCGGCTTCGGTTGGCCACCACCTGCTCCTGACGAGTCATGAACCCGATTCAAGTTCCCGTCACCAAGGATCTGGTTCTGGTCGGCGGCGGCCACAGCCACGTCGGAGTCCTGAAGGGCTTCGGCGCAGAGCCCATGCCGGGCGTCCGCGTGACCCTCGTCACCCGGGACGTCCACACCCCGTACTCCGGCATGCTTCCGGGCCTGATCGCGGGTCACTACGAATACGACGAGACGCACATCGACCTGGGGCCTCTCTCCCAGTTTGCGGGCGCCCGCCTCTACCATGATGAGGCCGTCGGCCTGGATCTGGATTCCAAAAGGATTCTGTGCCGTTCCCGGCCGCCCGTTCCCTACGACCTGGTTTCCATCAATATCGGCTCCACGCCCACTCTCGACCCGGTTCCGGGAGCTGCCGAATCGGTGGTTCCGGTCAAGCCCATCGGCAACTTTCTCCGCCGCTGGTCCGAGGTCAGGCAACGCGTCCTGGCCAGACCCGGAAGAACCCGCATCGGAGTGGTCGGAGCCGGA
This window of the Acidobacteriota bacterium genome carries:
- a CDS encoding VOC family protein; amino-acid sequence: MITSLEHVAIVADDPRALADWYCTNLGCEIAVADEAYSTYFVAVPGTGVLEILPSSDRPRFEAEGDDAGIRHLAFTVVDFEEACQHIKERGIELLQPISVSATGTKLAFFPDLEGNILQFVYRPKPLR
- a CDS encoding glucose 1-dehydrogenase; translated protein: MSMSLENKVAVVTGAAQGLGLAIAGRLAQDGASVLLCDLQEEKVRGVADALVRDGFQAESSPLDVTDSPAVSAVFEETFRSRGRLDILVNSAGLGQKVTPTVELDDEEWRRILEVNLTGTFFCCRAAGRLMRRRESGSMVNLASINAHSPAALVAAYNAAKAGVASLTRTLATELAAYGVRVNAVSPGPVYTDFNRRTMAQRSRTLGISRDEMVERVRRSIPLGRWGEPRDVASMVAFLCGSEASWITGQVFQVNGGLQGVSATPPRKE
- a CDS encoding TIGR01777 family oxidoreductase, coding for MRVLVTGATGFVGRRLCEVLSESGCRVTALSRRPDAARKAVPGLSRVFAWRPVEEGPRLESLEQVDAVIHLAGESVVGRWTARKRQAIRESRVRSTGNLVDAMRQVEGRPRTLVSASAIGYYGDQGETELTESMPAASDFLGEICGQWEREGARASEAGVRVVHLRIGVVLAAGGGALDAMLLPARLGLGGPLGSGRQWWSWIHREDLIGMVQHVLADENLSGPFNATSSNPVRQKDFAKALGRVLSRPAFLPTPGFALKLVLGGFATELLSSKKVLPGRIQESGYRFRFPDLEPALREILG
- a CDS encoding TonB-dependent receptor is translated as MGDDRRWLASCLLLIPAYCLLLPPAAQAREAADQQSGPAGQEETEKRREPARESQPELTEEIVVVGTRAQPRTVTESVVPIDVISSKDIAGQGEPDVADQLRNVLPAYNVNPQPVGDAARIIRPATLRGLAPDHTLILVNGKRRHRGAVITWLGNGVADGAQGPDISVIPSIALRQVEVLRDGASAQYGSDAIAGVLNFLVKDDSSGGSVEFRTGSFLAGDGGTHTVSGNVGLPLGPGGFANLSVEYGTTAATSRSVQRTDAAHLISVGNTHVADPAQIWGSPAIDDDFKFWGNFGRVFDQVQLYGHTNYASRRVTGGFFFRNPNTRAAVFSADGGKTLLIGDRLDAQDGVLDGSAGCPRVGIENGVPERQALDRVFADPDCFSFQEIFPGGFRPQFGGELIDASVVGGLRGQFSGGMVWDASFSLGSSAVDFFIFDTVNASLGPATPTEFDPGLYRQQDLAFNLDLSYAVNDRVHLAGGGEWREEDFKIGLGRNESWEIGPYAPQGFSAGSNGFPGFSPIAAGQWARANYALYGDLELRGRSRRWTVGAAARIEDYDDFGATLNGKLAGRYRVTPAWAVRGSVSSGFRAPTPGQQNAFNVSTRYDLQLRDLVNDGTIPSTSRAAQLRGGRLLEPERSINTSLGVVADRGPLSLTVDYFRIGLSNRLALTQLFALSPDEVETLISEGITSARNLQNFRFFTNDFETRTQGIDLVATVTPVSLGGATTFGFLFNHTDTEVTEFNPGVLDAVRLRQLQEAIPGTRWNVSAQHDLGRWRLLGRLNYYGDWYDSRDVRVYNGDYIFDLHATRSMGESVTLTLGAQNVFDNQPEENPNATAVGNRYSPYTPFNYNGAFLYFRIAYAWKWNRGAAP